A single region of the Bacteroidales bacterium genome encodes:
- a CDS encoding T9SS type A sorting domain-containing protein yields MKKRGIILCFIASLHLFGQLGYNFSATTGTYSPLTGATTIHASGVDDVISGWIPIGFNFTYNCQTYSQVKVSSNGWLTFNDLTSSYATNNLSNTVGNIIAPLWDDLQVSSTGVVRYNITGTAPNRVFTVEWFQMEWNYLANADVISFQVKLYETSNRIDFIYQQGPGAVNSGSASIGINGNTSGDFYSLDGTGPNPNASKVVETTTLSTKPANGQIYRWDPINCSGAPSGGTASASPSYLSNCTTPSTLNATGHSIGCGISYQWQYQQGASWVNIPGATTVPYTIASPSLGNYRLAVTCINSGLTSYSTPVSINSGFNVLSYSFTAVSGSYTTLTSPTNIHPSNTDEAISGWIPIGFTFYYNCIPYTQIKVSTNGWLTFNDLTSAYLTNALATTVGNIIAPLWDDLKTASDGFVRYQLTGTAPNRVLTIEWYHMLWNYGATTWGINFQVKLYETTNVIEFIYERNGNATQYLNSPSASIGINGGSAGDFYSLNNTSGSPTASKTTETTTLNSKPATGQIYRWTPINCSGMPATPTINASSTNLTCPRNPVTLSATGISGGCGIQYAWQYSEDGVNWSDLSGCNFSIPITVYPEHQPSYYRLRTTCTNSGQSSYSNAVMININGSLPANDEPCNATLLPVNSFCSFITSSNLCASASQVLQPGIPAPGCGNYQGGDVWFKVTVPPSGRLILDMDAAGGPTDMDMAIYRSTTNNCNNINQLIECDDLQSVNGVMPMICRAGTSCLITGDCEQNGTLTPGETIYVRVWEYGNDLMGPFEICAYDPGTPPPASTCSNAYTITSIPFNMQGLTTCCGINDYNNTVGCLSNYQNGEDFLFVYTPTSTQTVDIVLSGTLSYTGVFVTDRCPNAPGVVCVASATSSSGNPSICGVTLNAGTTYYIMVDTYPSPNCTNFNISIRPAIAPTCNLNYTVSTIAYNPDPFTGNLISLPIDDRFSSSYIPIGFPFCFDGIQFTQLLVSSNCYVIFDPISCATNLPNGNATPGGYSSWDSDSPIPNTTNAPRNAILFPWQDTDPSSGGSIYYQILGTAPNRRFVLSFVNIPLFGTSCSGYTFTGQLKLFETTNNIEIHLQNKQACTGWNEGMAIMGIHNYNGSIARFPAGYNYTVWNATNQAWRLTCNCTGCIVLPVEFLSFNGKVEKPGINRLYWQTATERNSDYFVVQRLINGDQFKDLGKVPAAGNSSTPQSYDFIDEDAPIGYAYYRLKQVDCNGEEFYSSTIMVGSQNERVQLTNVYPNPVENELFIVVQSDGTPFDLYLVDQQGHQMIMDKVTSYHGQLKLKYDVSNLSAGNYTLQAISDKGGLLFSHSFIKTK; encoded by the coding sequence ATGAAAAAAAGGGGAATTATTTTATGTTTTATTGCAAGCCTTCACCTATTTGGTCAATTAGGTTATAACTTTAGTGCTACCACGGGAACATACTCACCTTTAACAGGTGCAACAACTATTCATGCTTCTGGTGTTGACGATGTCATTTCGGGATGGATCCCCATAGGTTTTAACTTTACATATAACTGTCAGACTTACTCACAAGTCAAAGTTTCATCCAATGGATGGTTAACCTTTAACGATTTAACCTCCTCATATGCTACAAACAACTTGTCTAACACTGTTGGAAACATCATTGCTCCACTTTGGGATGATTTGCAGGTTAGTTCGACGGGAGTGGTTCGTTATAACATAACTGGCACTGCTCCTAATAGGGTTTTTACAGTGGAGTGGTTTCAAATGGAATGGAATTATCTAGCTAACGCTGATGTCATTTCTTTTCAAGTTAAGTTGTATGAAACAAGCAATCGTATTGATTTCATATATCAACAAGGCCCCGGTGCTGTCAATAGTGGCTCAGCTTCCATTGGAATAAATGGTAACACCTCAGGAGATTTTTATTCACTTGATGGAACAGGGCCGAATCCCAATGCATCGAAGGTAGTTGAAACTACTACATTAAGTACCAAACCCGCTAATGGTCAAATTTACCGATGGGATCCCATTAATTGTAGTGGAGCACCCTCAGGAGGTACCGCCTCTGCATCGCCGTCTTACCTTTCCAACTGTACAACTCCTTCAACACTAAATGCTACCGGTCATTCGATTGGATGTGGCATTTCTTATCAATGGCAATATCAACAAGGAGCTTCTTGGGTTAATATACCAGGAGCCACTACCGTTCCCTACACGATCGCTAGTCCTTCTCTTGGAAATTATCGACTTGCTGTGACATGCATCAACAGTGGTCTGACCAGCTACTCAACACCCGTATCTATAAATTCTGGTTTTAATGTACTATCTTATTCTTTCACTGCTGTCAGTGGTAGTTACACTACCCTAACCTCGCCCACCAACATTCATCCATCAAACACAGACGAAGCCATTTCTGGGTGGATTCCTATTGGTTTCACTTTTTATTATAATTGCATTCCTTACACCCAAATCAAAGTTTCTACTAACGGGTGGCTAACATTCAACGATTTGACTTCCGCTTATCTAACCAATGCATTGGCAACCACGGTAGGAAATATTATCGCACCCCTTTGGGATGATTTGAAAACTGCATCAGATGGATTTGTGCGATATCAACTTACTGGAACAGCTCCTAACAGGGTATTGACGATCGAATGGTATCATATGCTTTGGAATTATGGTGCCACTACTTGGGGAATTAACTTTCAAGTTAAATTGTATGAAACTACCAATGTTATCGAATTTATTTATGAACGAAATGGAAATGCTACTCAATATCTTAATAGTCCCTCTGCATCAATTGGCATCAACGGCGGATCAGCCGGTGACTTCTATTCCTTAAACAACACCAGTGGAAGCCCAACAGCTTCCAAAACAACCGAGACTACTACACTTAATAGCAAACCAGCTACGGGTCAGATATATCGATGGACTCCAATTAATTGCTCTGGAATGCCAGCCACACCCACCATTAATGCATCTTCTACTAATTTAACATGCCCCCGGAATCCTGTTACTCTTTCTGCTACTGGAATAAGCGGTGGCTGTGGAATACAATATGCTTGGCAATACTCAGAAGATGGTGTTAATTGGTCTGATCTAAGTGGGTGTAATTTTTCCATACCTATAACTGTATACCCTGAACATCAACCTTCATATTATCGCCTAAGAACTACTTGCACAAATTCAGGTCAATCCAGTTACTCTAATGCAGTAATGATCAACATTAATGGAAGTCTACCTGCTAATGATGAACCTTGCAATGCAACCTTGTTACCTGTAAATTCATTTTGCAGTTTTATTACTAGTTCTAATCTATGTGCATCTGCTTCTCAAGTATTACAACCTGGTATTCCAGCTCCTGGATGCGGAAATTACCAGGGTGGTGATGTTTGGTTTAAAGTAACGGTGCCTCCTTCAGGTAGACTTATACTTGACATGGATGCAGCTGGAGGCCCCACCGACATGGATATGGCTATTTATAGAAGTACTACCAACAACTGCAACAACATTAATCAGTTGATTGAATGTGACGACTTACAATCCGTTAATGGTGTCATGCCTATGATTTGCAGAGCGGGCACTTCCTGCCTTATTACTGGTGATTGCGAGCAAAATGGTACTCTTACTCCTGGTGAAACCATTTACGTCCGAGTATGGGAGTATGGAAATGATTTGATGGGACCATTTGAAATTTGTGCTTATGATCCAGGAACACCACCTCCAGCCAGTACATGTTCTAATGCTTATACTATCACATCAATACCTTTTAACATGCAAGGATTGACTACTTGCTGCGGTATAAATGACTACAACAATACAGTAGGATGTCTTTCCAATTATCAAAACGGTGAAGATTTCTTATTCGTTTATACTCCCACTTCTACACAAACAGTTGACATTGTTTTAAGTGGGACTTTGTCATACACAGGAGTTTTTGTTACTGATCGTTGTCCCAATGCACCAGGTGTTGTTTGTGTCGCTTCAGCTACCAGTTCCTCAGGTAATCCAAGTATTTGTGGTGTAACCTTGAATGCTGGAACAACTTATTATATTATGGTCGACACGTATCCTTCACCTAATTGTACCAACTTTAATATTTCCATTCGTCCAGCCATAGCACCTACTTGCAATTTAAATTATACTGTTAGTACGATAGCATATAATCCTGACCCCTTTACCGGTAACCTTATTTCTTTACCCATTGATGATCGTTTTTCTTCTTCATATATACCCATTGGATTTCCATTTTGCTTCGATGGTATTCAATTCACTCAGCTTCTTGTATCATCCAATTGTTATGTAATTTTCGATCCTATCAGCTGTGCTACAAATCTTCCTAACGGAAATGCTACCCCGGGCGGTTATAGCAGTTGGGATTCCGACAGTCCTATTCCCAATACCACCAATGCCCCACGTAACGCTATCCTTTTCCCCTGGCAAGATACCGATCCAAGTAGTGGCGGTTCAATCTATTATCAAATCTTAGGAACAGCTCCTAACCGAAGATTTGTGTTGAGCTTTGTTAACATACCATTGTTTGGCACTTCCTGCTCAGGCTATACTTTCACAGGGCAACTAAAACTTTTTGAAACCACCAACAATATTGAAATTCATTTACAAAATAAGCAAGCTTGCACGGGATGGAATGAAGGCATGGCCATTATGGGTATTCATAATTACAACGGTAGTATTGCAAGATTCCCTGCAGGCTACAATTATACGGTTTGGAATGCAACCAATCAAGCTTGGAGACTTACGTGTAACTGCACTGGATGTATAGTTTTACCTGTAGAATTTCTTTCATTTAATGGCAAAGTTGAAAAGCCTGGTATAAATCGTCTATATTGGCAAACAGCTACTGAAAGGAATAGTGATTATTTTGTAGTTCAACGATTAATAAATGGCGATCAATTCAAGGATTTAGGTAAAGTGCCTGCAGCTGGTAATAGTTCTACCCCTCAATCTTACGATTTTATTGATGAGGATGCTCCCATAGGGTATGCTTATTATCGACTAAAACAAGTTGATTGTAATGGAGAAGAATTTTATTCATCAACCATTATGGTAGGGAGCCAGAATGAAAGAGTGCAGCTTACCAATGTTTATCCAAATCCGGTTGAAAATGAACTATTTATTGTCGTTCAATCGGACGGTACCCCGTTTGAT